Proteins from a genomic interval of Staphylococcus debuckii:
- the panB gene encoding 3-methyl-2-oxobutanoate hydroxymethyltransferase → MKQLSNLFDMKLNNEKISMVTAYDYPSAKQVEAAGIDTILVGDSLGMTVLGYESTVQVTLDDMIHHGKAVRRGAPNTFVVVDLPIGTVGVDLEHALRLYQETGANAVKAEGAHLISFITKAAAMGIPVVSHLGLTPQSVGIMGYKMQGATKAAAEQLIADAKAVQEADAVMLVLEAVPSDLAALISKRLAIPVIGIGAGKDTDGQVLVYHDMLNYGQEHRAKFVKQYGDFSTGVEALHHYHEEVREGSFPSEAYTYKKQVLEELD, encoded by the coding sequence ATGAAACAATTAAGCAATTTATTTGATATGAAGCTGAATAATGAAAAGATTTCAATGGTGACTGCATATGATTATCCGAGTGCGAAACAAGTTGAAGCTGCGGGAATTGACACTATTTTGGTGGGTGATTCTTTAGGGATGACGGTGCTGGGTTATGAGAGTACGGTTCAGGTCACTTTAGACGATATGATTCATCATGGCAAAGCGGTGCGCCGTGGTGCTCCGAATACGTTTGTAGTAGTGGATTTGCCGATTGGTACGGTAGGTGTTGATTTGGAGCATGCGCTGCGTTTATATCAAGAAACGGGTGCGAATGCGGTGAAAGCTGAAGGTGCCCATTTAATCAGTTTTATTACGAAAGCGGCTGCGATGGGTATCCCGGTAGTCTCTCATTTAGGTTTGACGCCTCAAAGTGTTGGTATTATGGGGTATAAAATGCAAGGTGCAACGAAAGCGGCGGCTGAGCAATTGATTGCGGATGCTAAAGCGGTGCAAGAAGCGGATGCAGTAATGCTAGTGTTAGAAGCGGTACCAAGTGATTTGGCCGCCTTGATTTCGAAGCGTTTAGCTATCCCTGTTATTGGTATCGGTGCAGGTAAAGATACAGACGGCCAGGTCTTGGTCTATCATGATATGTTGAATTACGGTCAGGAACATCGTGCTAAGTTTGTTAAGCAGTACGGCGACTTTTCAACGGGTGTGGAAGCTTTGCATCATTATCATGAAGAGGTTCGTGAAGGCAGCTTCCCTTCTGAAGCTTATACGTATAAGAAACAAGTCTTGGAGGAATTAGATTAA
- a CDS encoding oxidoreductase produces the protein MTLQYGIIGPGAVGTTIAYELLRSLDTDQVHLFGKKAWRVPYRQRDTGEQSELQTQTLAHFDDTLDVLFIAVKTHQLDHVIEQMAHVIDDDTLIILAQNGHGQLEKIDHPHVYQAVVYISGQKTEDGVIHFRDRILQVQEDEFTSELAQHLAETRLELQLKNDIEVEIWYKLLVNLGINSVTAVGRQTAAILRVPEIRNLCRNLLEEGQRIAEAAGITLPETIVEDIMKIYAGYPDEMGTSMYYDITSGAPLEVDAIQGFIYRKGQELGLYTPYLETVYSILAAAENGKLSYK, from the coding sequence GTGACACTACAATACGGAATTATCGGCCCCGGAGCAGTCGGCACCACCATTGCTTACGAACTCTTGCGCAGCCTAGACACAGACCAAGTTCATCTTTTTGGAAAGAAAGCCTGGAGAGTACCCTACCGCCAAAGAGATACAGGAGAACAAAGTGAGCTGCAAACACAAACATTGGCGCATTTCGACGATACATTAGATGTCTTGTTTATTGCGGTCAAAACACATCAATTGGATCATGTGATAGAACAAATGGCACATGTGATTGATGACGATACGCTTATCATTTTGGCTCAGAATGGGCACGGGCAACTTGAAAAAATTGACCATCCGCATGTCTATCAAGCTGTGGTTTACATCAGTGGGCAGAAGACAGAAGATGGCGTGATTCATTTCAGAGACCGCATTTTGCAAGTGCAAGAAGACGAATTTACCAGCGAACTGGCGCAACACTTAGCTGAAACGCGCCTAGAGTTGCAATTGAAAAATGATATTGAGGTTGAAATCTGGTACAAGTTGTTAGTGAATCTGGGGATTAATTCGGTCACAGCTGTAGGAAGACAGACCGCTGCGATTTTAAGAGTGCCAGAAATTCGTAATTTGTGCCGCAACTTGTTAGAAGAAGGGCAAAGAATAGCAGAAGCAGCAGGCATCACGCTACCTGAAACTATCGTTGAAGATATCATGAAGATTTATGCCGGCTATCCAGATGAGATGGGTACAAGCATGTACTATGATATTACCAGCGGTGCGCCTTTAGAGGTCGATGCCATTCAAGGTTTCATATATCGTAAAGGTCAAGAATTAGGGCTCTATACCCCTTATTTAGAAACGGTTTACAGTATTTTAGCTGCTGCTGAGAATGGCAAATTAAGTTACAAGTAA
- the nagA gene encoding N-acetylglucosamine-6-phosphate deacetylase, with product MTEYVVANGRIYTEDKVMDQGYIRVADGKIAEVGAGEYTGDLQVIDAEGKNILPGFIDIHIHGGYGEDAMDASFEGLKHLSESLLSEGTTSYLATTMTQSVENIDRALENIVEYIQFQDTENAAEVAGVHLEGPFISEHKVGAQNPKYVQRPSVEAIQHFQGTAQGNIKIITFAPEVEGAEDTLKALSDYIIFSIGHTVATYDEVNEAVAHGAKHATHLYNAGTPFEHRSPGVFGAVWTNDHINAEAIVDGVHSHPAAVKTAFKMKGNQHFYLITDAMRAKGMPDGNYDLGGQNVIVKGSEARLASGALAGSILKMNDGVRNLMEFTGAPLEGVWRTTSFNQAIALGIDNKKGSIKVGKDADLVIVDDDIQVATTIKNGMIHTFE from the coding sequence ATGACAGAATATGTAGTGGCGAACGGCCGAATCTATACAGAAGATAAAGTAATGGATCAAGGTTACATCAGAGTTGCGGATGGAAAAATTGCGGAAGTCGGTGCAGGGGAATATACAGGTGACTTGCAAGTTATCGATGCTGAAGGAAAAAATATTTTACCAGGTTTTATTGATATTCATATTCATGGTGGTTATGGCGAGGATGCGATGGACGCGTCATTTGAGGGTTTAAAGCATCTCTCAGAATCTTTGTTATCTGAAGGAACAACATCTTACTTAGCAACTACAATGACACAATCAGTTGAGAATATTGACCGTGCTTTAGAAAATATTGTGGAGTATATTCAATTTCAAGATACGGAGAATGCGGCTGAAGTGGCAGGCGTGCATTTAGAAGGGCCCTTTATTTCAGAACATAAAGTAGGTGCTCAAAATCCTAAATATGTACAACGCCCTTCTGTAGAGGCTATTCAACATTTTCAAGGCACAGCTCAAGGAAATATTAAAATAATTACATTTGCACCGGAAGTAGAAGGTGCGGAGGATACGCTAAAAGCGCTGAGCGATTATATTATCTTTTCGATTGGTCATACAGTAGCCACTTACGATGAGGTAAATGAAGCGGTAGCGCATGGTGCGAAACACGCGACGCATTTATATAATGCAGGAACACCCTTCGAACATCGCTCACCAGGTGTATTTGGCGCAGTTTGGACTAATGATCATATTAATGCTGAAGCCATTGTGGATGGTGTCCATTCTCATCCTGCTGCAGTTAAAACAGCATTTAAAATGAAAGGCAATCAACATTTCTACTTAATTACTGATGCTATGCGTGCCAAGGGAATGCCCGATGGTAATTATGATTTAGGCGGTCAAAATGTCATCGTAAAAGGTTCAGAAGCACGTTTGGCATCTGGTGCACTTGCTGGCAGTATTTTAAAAATGAACGACGGAGTGCGTAATTTAATGGAATTTACAGGAGCACCTTTAGAAGGGGTATGGCGTACTACTAGTTTCAATCAGGCGATAGCTTTAGGTATTGATAATAAAAAAGGTAGTATTAAAGTGGGCAAGGATGCTGATTTAGTAATCGTGGATGATGATATTCAAGTAGCTACGACTATTAAAAATGGTATGATTCATACATTTGAATAA
- a CDS encoding metallophosphoesterase gives MASLMLLLATGTANNAEASGGAQATPQQTQQAQQTTNQDGIKLMKQKPEVAPIPKKNSPNRIITNFNGNPQKEMGFNWYTTDKAEQPQVWVSTSKDMKDAKTFAAEAKQVDSQYIERDKSGHFIFADVEKNDDGEPVKGADGKEKINGYYTDANVSGPEWTSGDQHGKASLKNEKEYVYKAQAKDLKPNTHYYYKVGSKNGQQSQVGQFKTGGSANDPFKFVQYTDTQNAYWNEHVRNEAQFGANTIAEAIKTAGNPDFALHTGDFVENSQTEDEWNDIYNQSRPSFMSLPIAAAAGNHDEYPFKEDDKKLLDRFNRHVNVPKANNAVNGGSYYSFDYNNAHMVVANTNDNKKVKDNPEGKAIGKEQMEWIKNDIKQARKNGSKWVILNLHKPMYSKSYHALTDEDIMKVRKELTKEIDDLDVDLVLQGHDHVLARTKVLQHTSTNNSFVNAKIEDAKQVTGKDGVKYYDNPKGSVYVLPNTGGTKAYDDIYSRSLDHIKKIQPDLKWLTEKQRQEYNNLFAVGEQPQKTAAFNDSHSNDRDSSDQNFSVYEVKGNKLIVKIYQLHGDISKGEPRSVKLIDQFGISKDDNKNNK, from the coding sequence ATGGCAAGTTTAATGCTGTTATTAGCAACTGGGACAGCTAATAATGCAGAAGCAAGCGGCGGTGCTCAAGCGACACCACAGCAAACACAACAAGCACAACAAACAACGAATCAAGATGGCATCAAGTTAATGAAACAAAAACCTGAAGTGGCACCGATTCCTAAAAAGAATTCACCTAATAGAATTATTACGAATTTCAACGGAAATCCACAAAAAGAAATGGGCTTCAACTGGTACACAACTGATAAAGCTGAACAGCCTCAAGTTTGGGTTTCAACTTCCAAAGATATGAAAGATGCTAAGACATTTGCAGCAGAAGCAAAACAAGTGGATTCTCAATACATAGAAAGAGATAAATCGGGACACTTTATCTTTGCGGATGTAGAGAAGAATGATGACGGAGAACCTGTTAAAGGGGCAGACGGCAAAGAAAAAATTAATGGGTACTATACAGATGCCAATGTAAGTGGTCCGGAATGGACAAGTGGTGACCAGCATGGTAAAGCTTCTTTGAAAAATGAAAAAGAATATGTGTATAAAGCTCAAGCAAAAGATTTGAAACCTAATACACACTATTATTACAAAGTAGGAAGCAAGAATGGTCAGCAAAGCCAAGTTGGACAATTCAAAACAGGTGGCAGTGCAAACGATCCATTCAAATTTGTACAATATACAGATACACAAAATGCTTATTGGAATGAGCATGTAAGAAACGAAGCGCAATTTGGTGCGAATACGATTGCTGAAGCAATTAAAACAGCGGGTAACCCTGACTTTGCTTTGCACACAGGTGACTTTGTAGAAAATTCACAAACTGAAGATGAGTGGAACGATATTTACAATCAATCCCGTCCATCATTCATGTCCTTACCAATTGCTGCAGCAGCAGGTAACCATGACGAATATCCATTTAAAGAAGACGATAAAAAGTTATTAGATCGTTTTAATCGTCATGTCAATGTACCTAAAGCGAATAATGCAGTTAATGGCGGGTCATATTATTCATTCGATTACAATAATGCACATATGGTTGTAGCGAATACGAATGATAATAAAAAAGTGAAAGACAATCCAGAAGGAAAAGCAATCGGTAAAGAACAAATGGAATGGATTAAAAATGACATCAAACAAGCCCGTAAAAATGGCTCTAAATGGGTAATCTTGAACTTGCATAAACCGATGTACTCAAAATCTTACCATGCCCTAACTGACGAAGATATTATGAAAGTCCGTAAAGAATTAACGAAAGAAATTGACGATTTAGATGTAGATTTAGTATTACAAGGACATGATCATGTATTAGCACGTACGAAAGTATTGCAACATACATCTACAAATAATAGTTTCGTCAACGCGAAGATTGAAGATGCCAAACAAGTGACTGGCAAAGATGGCGTGAAATATTATGATAACCCGAAAGGTTCCGTATATGTATTGCCAAATACAGGCGGTACTAAAGCGTATGATGATATTTACAGCCGCTCATTAGATCATATTAAGAAAATCCAACCGGATTTAAAATGGTTAACAGAAAAACAACGTCAAGAATACAATAATTTATTTGCTGTAGGTGAACAACCGCAAAAAACAGCAGCATTTAATGACAGCCACTCTAATGACCGTGATTCTTCAGACCAAAACTTCTCAGTATATGAAGTGAAAGGTAATAAATTGATTGTGAAAATCTATCAATTACACGGAGATATTAGTAAAGGTGAACCAAGATCAGTTAAATTGATCGACCAATTCGGAATTTCAAAAGACGATAATAAAAATAATAAGTAA
- a CDS encoding NAD-dependent epimerase/dehydratase family protein has protein sequence MKVLITGGSGFIGSHIAERFHNEGNEVFVVDNLSTGKRENIPFIDDAHFYQENVQNHELLTDLVKTHQFEYIFHLAAMVSVVETVEKPVESNGDNIDSTIHLLEATRQYNTNLKKFFFASSAAIYGDLPDLPKSVEGSNVNPLSPYAVQKFAGEQYTKIYHTLYGLPTVALRFFNVYGPRQNPESDYSGVLSIINQKFLNKAPFTFFGDGKQTRDFIYINDLMQAIWIAIEDDSTNGKVFNAGTGKQTDLITVFNAFSDYFGYEIPYSFADARAGDIKHSYSDVSPLKELGFRPEYDIMKGIAAYLKYNEK, from the coding sequence ATGAAAGTATTAATTACAGGTGGTTCAGGATTTATTGGTTCACATATTGCTGAGCGATTTCACAATGAAGGCAACGAAGTATTTGTCGTAGATAATTTATCTACTGGAAAAAGAGAAAATATCCCATTCATCGATGATGCACATTTTTATCAAGAAAATGTACAAAATCATGAATTACTAACTGATTTAGTTAAAACACATCAATTCGAATACATCTTTCACTTGGCTGCAATGGTCAGTGTTGTAGAAACTGTTGAAAAACCCGTTGAATCAAATGGTGACAATATCGACTCTACAATTCATTTATTAGAAGCAACTCGTCAATATAATACTAATTTGAAAAAATTCTTCTTTGCGTCTTCTGCAGCTATTTATGGTGATTTACCAGACTTGCCGAAGTCGGTAGAAGGTTCAAATGTCAACCCGCTATCACCTTACGCCGTACAAAAATTTGCGGGTGAACAATATACTAAAATTTATCATACGCTTTATGGTTTGCCGACTGTCGCATTGCGTTTCTTTAATGTATACGGTCCGCGTCAAAATCCAGAATCAGATTATTCAGGCGTTCTATCAATTATTAATCAAAAATTCTTGAATAAAGCTCCTTTCACCTTCTTCGGTGATGGAAAGCAAACACGTGATTTCATTTACATCAATGATTTAATGCAAGCGATTTGGATTGCTATTGAAGATGATTCTACAAATGGCAAAGTATTTAACGCCGGCACAGGAAAGCAAACTGATTTAATTACTGTCTTTAATGCATTCTCAGATTATTTCGGTTATGAAATTCCTTATTCCTTTGCAGATGCACGTGCAGGAGATATCAAACATTCCTACTCAGATGTGTCTCCATTAAAAGAGTTAGGATTCCGTCCAGAATACGACATCATGAAAGGTATCGCAGCTTATTTAAAATATAACGAGAAATAA